A genomic segment from Daphnia carinata strain CSIRO-1 chromosome 1, CSIRO_AGI_Dcar_HiC_V3, whole genome shotgun sequence encodes:
- the LOC130690842 gene encoding histone H2B-like: protein MAMSPTKSSGKAAKKAGKAQKSVLNKSGDKSKRSKKRKESYAIYIYKVLKQVHPDTGISSKAMTIMNSFVNDIFERIAGESSRLAHYNKRSTITSREIQTAVRLLLPGELAKHAVSEGTKAVTKYTSSK, encoded by the exons atggccatGTCACCAACTAAATCGAGTGGGAAGGCCGCGAAAAAGGCTGGAAAAGCTCAAAAAAGTGTTCTAAATAAGAGTGGTGATAAG AGTAAGCGGTCCAAGAAGAGGAAGGAAAGTTACGCTATTTACATCTATAAAGTACTCAAACAG GTCCACCCTGACACAGGAATTTCGTCTAAAGCAATGACCATCATGAACAGTTTCGTGAATGATATCTTCGAACGTATCGCCGGCGAGTCATCCCGTTTAGCTCATTACAATAAACGTTCGACCATTACCAGCCGCGAGATTCAAACAGCAGTCAGACTACTTTTGCCCGGCGAGTTAGCCAAGCACGCCGTTTCAGAAGGCACCAAGGCTGTTACAAAATACACCAGCTCGAAGTGA
- the LOC130690827 gene encoding cellular tumor antigen p53-like isoform X2, which yields MDGQQPYYNQNNWHSNDQDNDDIFLTHSQTQTIIQNLVESPPPFIDDPAVAVDNGSFMDHGTDTYNEFPHHQLTDQAYHPNSDCVMLEEQSHIPVNTNSSFMSVSEIPAMELWPGHLNFAVEFSKAQDKTKATPWIFSTKLKKLFVSMDKACPISFKMDNLPQEFHRYFIRGQMVYSKADHFHDHVERCPTHRVMGLQSPHAPHVLRCEDTNSTYFEHSDKRHSVVVPLKPPAPGTQSVSLCYKFMCLSSCQGGLNRRPTKLIFTLETLDQVVGRYACDVRICSCPGRDIRAEEGKAEKNHTTEQTAKESEAPELIPIELPPIALQKGKMKKRKATPAAPPIPPPTEPSGDQEDDDGIYNFNIDIPGRRNYLFIRDFVTRFLNDYASRPADSNKHSDHNDTFKRFKKEQP from the exons ATGGATGGTCAACAACCCTATTACAATCAAAATAATTGGCACTCTAATGA CCAGGACAATGATGATATCTTTCTGACTCATTCTCAAACACAAACAATCATACAAAATTTGGTGGAAAGTCCGCCACCTTTTATTGATGATCCAGCTGTCGCAGTAGATAATGGAAGTTTCATGGATCATGGCACAGATACCTATAATGAATTCCCACACCATCAGTTGACAGACCAGGCTTATCACCCCAACAGTGACTGTGTCATGCTTGAGGAACAAAGTCACATACCAGTAAACACTAATTCATCCTTTATGAGTGTTAGTGAAATCCCAGCCATGGAATTGTGGCCTGGGCATTTGAACTTTGCAGTTGAGTTTAGTAAAGCTCAAGATAAAACGAAAGCAACACCTTGGATT ttttccacaaaactgaaaaaattgtttgttagTATGGACAAAGCCTGCCCAATATCATTTAAGATGGATAATCTTCCTCAAGAATTTCACAGATATTTTATTCGAGGACAAATGGTCTACTCTAAGGCTGATCACTTCCATG ATCACGTCGAACGCTGCCCCACACATAGGGTGATGGGCTTGCAATCGCCTCATGCACCTCATGTATTACGTTGTGAAGATACCAACTCAACGTATTTTGAACATAGCGATAAGAGACATTCGGTTGTTGTTCCTCTTAAACCGCCTGCTCCTGGAACCCAGTCGGTGTCCTTATGCTACAAATTTATGTGTCTTTCTAGCTGCCAGGGTGGCTTGAATAGACGACCCACGAAGCTTATATTCACATTAGAAACGTTGGa CCAGGTGGTTGGCCGGTATGCATGTGATGTTCGCATATGTAGTTGTCCCGGACGTGACATTAGGGCTGAGGAAGGAAAGGCAGAAAAGAATCATACAACCGAACAAACCGCCAAAGAATCGGAGGCCCCCGAACTGATTCCCATCGAATTGCCTCCCATTGCCCTccagaaaggaaaaatgaagaaaagaaaagctactCCAGCAGCCCCTCCTATTCCTCCACCCACAGAACCATCCGGGGAccaagaagatgatgatggaatttacaattttaacaTTGAT ATTCCCGGAAGAAGAAATTACTTGTTCATCAGGGATTTTGTCACTCGTTTTCTGAATGACTACGCTTCACGTCCTGCAGATAGCAACAAACACAGCGATCACAACGATACCTTTAAGCGTTTTAAGAAAGAGCAGCCTTAA
- the LOC130690839 gene encoding DNA-directed RNA polymerase III subunit RPC8-like — protein MFVLSLVKQTVRVPAEKFNRDVDQALSEELNLKFANKVVLDVGLCIALWDILKRGESFILPGDSGHHTKVEFRYVVFRPFMEQVLVGRIKNCDKESVQVTLGFFDDIYIPAENLQKNSRFDETEHAWVWEYESEDGNHDLFMDTGEEIRFKVVAEDFTDTTPSGPSNETHDPSLDPSDNKKMAYRITASINESGLGLLSWWAS, from the exons atgtttgttctttctctGGTGAAGCAGACTGTAAGAGTCCCTGCTGAGAAGTTCAATAGGGATGTTGATCAAGCCCTTTCTGAAGAGTTGAACTTGAAGTTTGCCAATAAA gTTGTGCTGGATGTAGGGCTATGCATTGCACTATGGGATATACTTAAGCGTGGGGAAAGTTTCATTTTACCTGGGGATAGTGGTCATCACACCAAAGTTGAATTTCGTTATGTAGTATTTCGGCCATTTATGGAACAAGTACTTGTTGGACGTATAAAAAACTGTGATAAGGAATCTGTCCAAG TTACATTAGGATTCTTCGATGACATCTACATCCCTGCTGAGAACTTACAAAAGAACTCTAGATTTGATGAAACAGAGCATGCATGGGTTTGGGAGTATGAATCAGAAGATGGGAACCACGATCTCTTCATGGATACAG GAGAAGAAATCCGCTTTAAGGTTGTTGCCGAAGATTTCACCGACACGACCCCATCTGGTCCTAGCAATGAAACCCATGACCCCTCATTAGATCCGtcggacaacaaaaaaatggcttatCGAATAACG GCATCTATAAATGAATCAGGATTAGGCTTGCTCTCTTGGTGGGCTAGTTGA
- the LOC130690827 gene encoding cellular tumor antigen p53-like isoform X1, whose protein sequence is MDGQQPYYNQNNWHSNDQDNDDIFLTHSQTQTIIQNLVESPPPFIDDPAVAVDNGSFMDHGTDTYNEFPHHQLTDQAYHPNSDCVMLEEQSHIPVNTNSSFMSVSEIPAMELWPGHLNFAVEFSKAQDKTKATPWIFSTKLKKLFVSMDKACPISFKMDNLPQEFHRYFIRGQMVYSKADHFHDHVERCPTHRVMGLQSPHAPHVLRCEDTNSTYFEHSDKRHSVVVPLKPPAPGTQSVSLCYKFMCLSSCQGGLNRRPTKLIFTLETLDSQVVGRYACDVRICSCPGRDIRAEEGKAEKNHTTEQTAKESEAPELIPIELPPIALQKGKMKKRKATPAAPPIPPPTEPSGDQEDDDGIYNFNIDIPGRRNYLFIRDFVTRFLNDYASRPADSNKHSDHNDTFKRFKKEQP, encoded by the exons ATGGATGGTCAACAACCCTATTACAATCAAAATAATTGGCACTCTAATGA CCAGGACAATGATGATATCTTTCTGACTCATTCTCAAACACAAACAATCATACAAAATTTGGTGGAAAGTCCGCCACCTTTTATTGATGATCCAGCTGTCGCAGTAGATAATGGAAGTTTCATGGATCATGGCACAGATACCTATAATGAATTCCCACACCATCAGTTGACAGACCAGGCTTATCACCCCAACAGTGACTGTGTCATGCTTGAGGAACAAAGTCACATACCAGTAAACACTAATTCATCCTTTATGAGTGTTAGTGAAATCCCAGCCATGGAATTGTGGCCTGGGCATTTGAACTTTGCAGTTGAGTTTAGTAAAGCTCAAGATAAAACGAAAGCAACACCTTGGATT ttttccacaaaactgaaaaaattgtttgttagTATGGACAAAGCCTGCCCAATATCATTTAAGATGGATAATCTTCCTCAAGAATTTCACAGATATTTTATTCGAGGACAAATGGTCTACTCTAAGGCTGATCACTTCCATG ATCACGTCGAACGCTGCCCCACACATAGGGTGATGGGCTTGCAATCGCCTCATGCACCTCATGTATTACGTTGTGAAGATACCAACTCAACGTATTTTGAACATAGCGATAAGAGACATTCGGTTGTTGTTCCTCTTAAACCGCCTGCTCCTGGAACCCAGTCGGTGTCCTTATGCTACAAATTTATGTGTCTTTCTAGCTGCCAGGGTGGCTTGAATAGACGACCCACGAAGCTTATATTCACATTAGAAACGTTGGa CAGCCAGGTGGTTGGCCGGTATGCATGTGATGTTCGCATATGTAGTTGTCCCGGACGTGACATTAGGGCTGAGGAAGGAAAGGCAGAAAAGAATCATACAACCGAACAAACCGCCAAAGAATCGGAGGCCCCCGAACTGATTCCCATCGAATTGCCTCCCATTGCCCTccagaaaggaaaaatgaagaaaagaaaagctactCCAGCAGCCCCTCCTATTCCTCCACCCACAGAACCATCCGGGGAccaagaagatgatgatggaatttacaattttaacaTTGAT ATTCCCGGAAGAAGAAATTACTTGTTCATCAGGGATTTTGTCACTCGTTTTCTGAATGACTACGCTTCACGTCCTGCAGATAGCAACAAACACAGCGATCACAACGATACCTTTAAGCGTTTTAAGAAAGAGCAGCCTTAA